Below is a genomic region from Altererythrobacter sp. Root672.
GGTCCCCTGCCTGATCGGGATGGACCCGCAGCGCATCGAGGACATCTGGCAGTACCTCTATCGCGGCGCTTACTGGCGGCGCGGGCCGGTGACGATGAGCGCGATCGCGGCGGTCGATACGGCGCTGTGGGACATCAAGGCCAAGATGGCCGGCATGCCGCTCTACCAGCTGCTCGGCGGGCGCAGCCGCGACCGGGTGCTGGTCTACGGCCACGCCAATGGGCGCGACCTTGAAGAGACCGTCGACGCCGTCGGCAAGTATATCGACATGGGCTACAAGGCGATCCGCGCACAGAGCGGCATTCCCGGGATCGACAAGGCCTATGGCGTCGGCCGGGGCGACATGCACTACGAACCCGCCGATGCGCGCCTGCCGACCAACACCGTGTGGGATACGCCCAAGTACCTCAACTTCGCGCCCAAGCTGTTCGAGAAGCTGCGCGACACTTACGGCAACGAGCGCGAACTGCTGCACGACGTCCACCACCGGCTGACCCCCAACGAGGCGGCGCAGCTGGGCAAGGCGTTGGAGCCGTACCGCCTGTTCTGGATGGAAGATGCGACCCCGGCGGAAAACCAGGAAGCGTTCCGCCACATCCGCCGCCACACCACCACGCCGCTCGCGGTGGGAGAGGTGTTCAACACGATCTGGGACTGCAAGCAGCTGATCGAAGAGCAGCTGATCGACTACATCCGCTGCACCGTGGTCCACGCTGGCGGGATCACGCATCTGCGGCGCATCGCCGACCTCGCCTCGCTCTACCAGGTCCGCACCGGCAGCCATGGTGCGACGGACAACTCCCCGGTGTGCATGGGCGCGGCGCTGCACTTCGACACCTGGGTGCCCAACTTCGGCATCCAGGAATACATGCGCCACACTGACGAGACCGACGCGGTCTTCCCGCACGACTACCGCTTCGAGGACGGCTTCCTCCATTGCGGCGAAACGCCGGGCCACGGGGTCGAGATCGACGAGACGCTGGCCGCCAAATACCCCTACGATCCCGCCTGTCTTCCGGTCGCCCGGCTGGAAGACGGCACCTTGTGGAACTGGTGACATGACCGGGGGGGTGGAAAACGGATTTCGCGTCGTCTGTCTCGGGGAGGCGATGGTCGAACTGACGCCGCACCAGGGGCGGTGGAACATCTACTATGGCGGCGATACGCTCAACGTTGCGCTGCACCTGACGCGGCTGGGGCTCGAGGTCAGCTATGTCACTGCACTTGGCGGAGATCCCTTTGCGGGCTTCATGCGCGCGGCCTGGGGGCGGGAGGGGCTGGATGTCTCGCTCGTCCTCGGCGTGCCCGAGCTGACGACCGGCCTCTATTGCATCGACACCGACGAACAGGGGGAGCGCAGCTTTCACTACTGGCGCGGCCAGAGCGCGGCCCGGAGCATGTTCAACGCGCCGGGGATAGACCGGGCGGTGGTCGCGGCGTCGACGGCGGACCTGTTTTTCTTCTCGCTCATTTCGCTCGCGATCCTGCCCGAAGAGGGTCGCGAGGCGGTGCTTGGCCTCGCTCGAGAAGTGCGCGAACGCGGGGGCAAGGTGGCGTTCGACGGTAACTATCGTCCGCGCCTGTGGGAGAGCCAGGAAGCGGCCAGCGTGTGGCGAAATCGCGCAGCGAGCGTGGCAGATTTCGGTCTCCCCTCGCTGGATGACGAGAAGCGCAACGGCATGCCCGGCGATGCGGCGGCGATACTCGAACACTGGCGCGAATGCGGGTGTAGGGAGCCGGTCCTGAAGCTGGGCTCCGCGGGCGTGATGTTGCCAGACGGTTCGATCAAGGAGCCTGAGCTGCAGTTGCATCCGCTCGATACCAGCGGAGCCGGTGACGCGTTCGATGCGGGCTATCTCTCGGCGCGGCTGCATGGGTTCGAGCCCGCGGTGGCGGCCGAGCATGGTCAGCGCCTGGCGGGTTGGACGGTGATGCGGCGTGGCGCGATTCCAGAGCGCGATCACTCGGCGCCTTACGCTTCGATGGTAGCTGAGCTGGCGGGCGAGGGGAGTTCAGGCGGGCGTTGACTAGATCCTCCCCGAGCTCGTCTCGGGGAGGTGGCACGCGCTGGAGGCGTGTGACGGAGGGGTAAGCGGAAGAACGCGAGTGCCCCTCCACCATTCCGCTTCGCGGAACGGTCCCCCTCCCCGAGCAAGCTCGGGGAGGATCTAGCTCTGCAGCGCCTGCTTCAT
It encodes:
- the manD gene encoding D-mannonate dehydratase ManD, producing the protein MKITSARVIVTCPGRNFVTLKIETDQGVTGIGDATLNGRELSVASYLADHVVPCLIGMDPQRIEDIWQYLYRGAYWRRGPVTMSAIAAVDTALWDIKAKMAGMPLYQLLGGRSRDRVLVYGHANGRDLEETVDAVGKYIDMGYKAIRAQSGIPGIDKAYGVGRGDMHYEPADARLPTNTVWDTPKYLNFAPKLFEKLRDTYGNERELLHDVHHRLTPNEAAQLGKALEPYRLFWMEDATPAENQEAFRHIRRHTTTPLAVGEVFNTIWDCKQLIEEQLIDYIRCTVVHAGGITHLRRIADLASLYQVRTGSHGATDNSPVCMGAALHFDTWVPNFGIQEYMRHTDETDAVFPHDYRFEDGFLHCGETPGHGVEIDETLAAKYPYDPACLPVARLEDGTLWNW
- a CDS encoding sugar kinase, producing MTGGVENGFRVVCLGEAMVELTPHQGRWNIYYGGDTLNVALHLTRLGLEVSYVTALGGDPFAGFMRAAWGREGLDVSLVLGVPELTTGLYCIDTDEQGERSFHYWRGQSAARSMFNAPGIDRAVVAASTADLFFFSLISLAILPEEGREAVLGLAREVRERGGKVAFDGNYRPRLWESQEAASVWRNRAASVADFGLPSLDDEKRNGMPGDAAAILEHWRECGCREPVLKLGSAGVMLPDGSIKEPELQLHPLDTSGAGDAFDAGYLSARLHGFEPAVAAEHGQRLAGWTVMRRGAIPERDHSAPYASMVAELAGEGSSGGR